A region of Micrococcales bacterium DNA encodes the following proteins:
- the araA gene encoding L-arabinose isomerase codes for MKTDLANREVWFLTGSQEMYGEETLRQVAVNSKALVKQLDAAGLPVKVVWQPALTSKAAIEQTVLAANAQPSCVGLIAWMHTFSPAKMWIAGLIAARLPLLHLHTQVNEALPWSTIDMDFMNLNQSAHGDREFAYIESRLGITRKTVAGSLANPAVISRIDSWARAALAHQDAKQGAVLRFGDNMRDVAVTDGDKIEAEATFGFANRTYAVTELAQAIEATHLDQVTELVEQYLDLYQVAAELRPGGARAESLFYAARQELALKAFLDDHGATAFTTNFEDLGALRQLPGLAVQRLMAQGYGFGAEGDWKTAMLVRIAKVMGAGLPGGASMMEDYTYHLVPGEEKSLGAHMLEVCPSLTTAKPKVEIHPLSIGAREDPVRLVFTADSGPATVVGLADMGARLRLTALTVNLVPPDQPLPKLPVACAVWLAEPDWATAAECWLAAGAPHHTCLSSAVPVEAWEDFATITGTEFALITKGTTVRQFTRELSWNAAAMR; via the coding sequence ATGAAGACTGATCTGGCTAACCGTGAAGTCTGGTTCCTGACCGGCTCGCAGGAGATGTACGGTGAGGAGACGTTGCGCCAGGTGGCAGTCAACTCCAAGGCGCTAGTCAAACAGCTGGACGCGGCCGGCTTGCCTGTCAAAGTGGTCTGGCAACCGGCCCTAACATCCAAGGCGGCCATTGAGCAGACGGTCCTGGCCGCCAACGCCCAGCCCAGCTGTGTTGGGCTGATTGCTTGGATGCACACCTTCTCGCCGGCCAAAATGTGGATTGCTGGTCTAATTGCCGCGCGCTTGCCTCTGCTGCATCTTCACACCCAGGTGAACGAGGCTCTGCCCTGGAGCACCATCGACATGGACTTCATGAATCTGAATCAATCGGCTCACGGCGACAGGGAATTCGCCTATATCGAATCGCGGCTGGGGATCACCCGGAAAACCGTGGCCGGCTCGTTGGCCAACCCGGCTGTGATCAGTCGAATTGACAGCTGGGCTCGGGCGGCGCTGGCTCACCAGGACGCCAAACAGGGCGCCGTGCTGCGCTTTGGCGACAATATGCGCGATGTCGCGGTGACCGACGGTGACAAGATCGAAGCCGAGGCTACCTTTGGTTTTGCCAACCGGACCTACGCCGTAACCGAGCTGGCCCAGGCCATTGAAGCAACTCACCTAGACCAGGTGACTGAACTGGTTGAGCAATACCTCGATCTCTACCAGGTGGCGGCGGAGCTGCGTCCCGGCGGGGCCAGGGCCGAGTCTTTGTTCTATGCCGCCCGCCAAGAGCTGGCCTTGAAAGCCTTCCTGGATGACCATGGCGCCACCGCTTTCACCACCAATTTCGAAGACCTAGGGGCGCTTAGGCAGCTGCCTGGCCTGGCCGTGCAGCGTCTGATGGCACAGGGCTACGGTTTTGGCGCTGAGGGCGACTGGAAAACCGCCATGTTGGTGCGCATTGCTAAAGTCATGGGCGCCGGCCTACCGGGTGGAGCCTCAATGATGGAGGACTACACCTACCATCTGGTACCCGGCGAAGAAAAGTCGCTCGGTGCGCACATGCTGGAAGTATGCCCGTCGTTGACCACTGCCAAACCCAAGGTGGAGATCCATCCACTGTCGATTGGTGCCAGGGAAGATCCGGTGCGTCTGGTCTTCACGGCTGATTCTGGTCCCGCCACTGTGGTTGGGCTGGCCGATATGGGCGCACGCCTGCGCCTGACCGCTCTCACCGTCAACCTGGTGCCACCCGACCAGCCCCTGCCAAAACTGCCAGTGGCCTGCGCCGTTTGGCTGGCCGAGCCCGATTGGGCGACGGCGGCTGAATGCTGGTTGGCGGCTGGCGCACCCCACCACACCTGCCTTAGTTCGGCCGTGCCGGTTGAAGCCTGGGAAGACTTCGCCACTATCACCGGCACCGAATTCGCCTTGATTACCAAGGGCACAACGGTGCGTCAGTTCACTCGCGAGTTGAGTTGGAACGCCGCCGCAATGCGCTAG
- a CDS encoding L-ribulose-5-phosphate 4-epimerase: MQLSAVDQARREVAGLLGELTRYKLVVWTAGNVSARVPGTELMVIKPSGVPYEDLTEDNMVVTNLQGEVVQGDYAPSSDTAAHAYIYRHKPQIGGVVHTHSPYATAWAACREPIPCVLTMMGDEFGGDIPVGPLALIGDDSIGRGIVETLETSRSPAVLMANHGVFTVGSNAKQAVKAAVMCEEVARTVLLARQLGSPIALDEQTASQLYNRYQNVYGQLG, encoded by the coding sequence GTGCAGCTTTCAGCCGTTGACCAGGCAAGACGCGAAGTGGCCGGTCTCCTTGGGGAGCTGACGCGCTACAAACTGGTGGTCTGGACGGCGGGCAACGTGTCGGCTCGCGTGCCTGGTACGGAGCTGATGGTGATAAAACCCTCGGGTGTGCCCTACGAAGATCTGACCGAAGACAACATGGTGGTGACCAACTTGCAGGGCGAAGTGGTCCAAGGCGACTACGCGCCATCGTCGGATACTGCCGCCCACGCCTATATCTACCGCCACAAACCTCAGATCGGCGGTGTGGTCCACACTCATTCGCCCTATGCCACCGCCTGGGCGGCCTGCCGTGAACCGATTCCATGCGTGCTGACCATGATGGGGGATGAGTTTGGCGGGGACATACCGGTTGGGCCGCTGGCCCTGATTGGTGATGACTCGATCGGCCGGGGTATTGTCGAAACCTTAGAGACTTCGCGTTCACCTGCAGTTTTGATGGCCAACCACGGTGTCTTTACAGTTGGGTCAAATGCCAAACAAGCGGTCAAGGCCGCTGTCATGTGTGAGGAAGTGGCCCGCACGGTCCTTTTGGCACGGCAGCTTGGCAGCCCCATCGCGCTAGACGAGCAGACCGCCAGCCAGTTGTACAACCGGTACCAGAACGTCTATGGGCAGCTTGGCTAG
- a CDS encoding transaldolase family protein, producing MSQSPESRPPAAGGAPKVVAYRLAALNLPVVAGEETYVERVQGQCLDGHEFATLTRSARHLGVTAEFKRVVDYFQVPAGHTPAGFAVELALDVDGVLRADLVRNISYDTDSQLRPTNVLFSADTANPYELAHVAPLLANLTCNPGIIYDRFLNNPKANVDGHFKDRDEVVAELGRILGPGCDISVELNNPFDPSFDRLLEEAEHFRQLLSEWRLVIKVPHTGPVNAQNVAQLLGGDKRLDCRYTAPATEDAFIGHRLALALREHGFRINFTLMFEPYQAQLALQARPYFINSFVRQRLIQTQRMAALLGDYRAGGDESVLAELRDYLIASDYLTPKDIELDLGQIRDMAQGLVDYRQFDSPEGSDGLDAVRHNLRLLRQANLPDTRLIICSMAGDSNYPDIDRLLAADEFADMTRRVVVTAEPSYLARFASTSQVISYQRSFMSAVQGVV from the coding sequence ATGTCCCAATCCCCTGAAAGTCGACCACCAGCAGCCGGTGGCGCGCCCAAGGTAGTGGCCTACCGGCTGGCAGCCCTGAATCTGCCGGTAGTGGCCGGCGAGGAGACCTACGTTGAGCGAGTCCAAGGCCAGTGCCTGGACGGCCACGAGTTCGCCACGCTGACTAGATCCGCCCGGCATTTGGGCGTGACAGCAGAGTTCAAACGGGTGGTGGACTACTTCCAGGTGCCCGCCGGCCACACACCGGCCGGCTTTGCAGTCGAATTGGCCCTTGATGTTGATGGCGTCTTGCGGGCTGACCTGGTGCGGAACATCTCCTATGACACCGACTCCCAGCTCCGGCCAACCAATGTGCTTTTCTCTGCCGATACAGCCAACCCTTACGAGCTGGCCCATGTAGCGCCACTGTTGGCCAACCTGACCTGCAATCCGGGCATTATCTACGACCGTTTCTTGAATAATCCCAAAGCCAACGTTGATGGCCACTTCAAAGACCGCGACGAGGTCGTAGCCGAGCTAGGCCGGATCCTGGGGCCCGGCTGCGACATTTCGGTTGAGCTAAACAACCCGTTCGACCCGAGCTTTGACCGCCTGCTGGAAGAGGCCGAACACTTTAGGCAGCTGTTGTCTGAATGGCGCCTGGTCATCAAGGTGCCACACACCGGGCCAGTCAACGCCCAGAACGTGGCCCAGCTGCTGGGTGGCGACAAGCGGTTGGATTGCCGCTACACCGCACCGGCCACCGAGGACGCGTTTATCGGTCACCGCTTGGCCCTGGCACTGCGCGAACACGGCTTCCGCATCAATTTCACCTTGATGTTCGAGCCCTACCAGGCTCAGTTGGCGCTACAGGCTCGCCCTTACTTCATTAACAGTTTTGTCCGGCAACGGCTGATCCAAACCCAGCGCATGGCCGCGCTTTTGGGGGACTACCGGGCCGGCGGCGATGAGTCGGTTCTGGCCGAGCTGCGCGACTACCTAATCGCCAGCGACTACCTGACGCCCAAGGACATTGAACTGGACCTTGGTCAGATCCGGGACATGGCTCAAGGCCTGGTCGACTATCGCCAGTTTGACAGCCCTGAGGGCAGCGACGGTCTTGACGCCGTGCGGCACAACCTGCGCTTGCTGCGCCAGGCTAACCTGCCAGACACCCGGCTGATCATCTGTTCCATGGCCGGGGACTCGAACTATCCAGATATTGATCGGCTTCTTGCCGCCGATGAATTTGCCGATATGACCCGGCGGGTGGTTGTCACCGCCGAGCCGTCCTACCTGGCCCGGTTTGCCTCGACCAGCCAGGTGATTAGCTACCAGCGCAGCTTCATGAGCGCCGTGCAGGGCGTGGTCTGA
- a CDS encoding NAD(P)-dependent alcohol dehydrogenase gives MAIPTTMRASVLMKAMDLQLQTRPVPVPEADEVLIKIKSVGVCGSDVHFYKEGCLADWVVTEPLVLGHESGGEIVAVGSAVDPARVGERVTIEPQHPASNSAESLRGDYNLDPDMQFYAVPGTDGAFQEYQTIQSHFAFKISEKVSDDAAGLMEPLSCAVATARKAKFTVGYRVLITGAGPIGLLCLQVAKAYGAREVFVTDPSAERRATALKYGAAAAIDPTTEDVAKLDLGVDAFVDAAGPAAAVQAGLQNVRPGGYGILVGMGPNEVPMPVPVLQGKEVWVTGIFRYNNTWPTAIGLVEDGRVDLDGMVTGHYGLEQVPEALGSTSLPGTIKSVVNPYL, from the coding sequence ATGGCAATACCTACCACGATGCGAGCCTCCGTCCTGATGAAAGCGATGGATCTGCAGCTTCAAACCAGGCCGGTACCAGTGCCGGAAGCCGATGAGGTGCTGATCAAAATCAAGTCGGTTGGCGTTTGCGGCTCAGACGTCCACTTCTACAAAGAAGGCTGTCTGGCTGATTGGGTGGTGACGGAACCGCTGGTGCTTGGCCATGAGTCCGGTGGCGAAATCGTAGCCGTGGGCTCGGCGGTTGACCCGGCCAGGGTTGGCGAGCGGGTCACAATTGAACCGCAGCATCCGGCCTCTAACTCGGCAGAATCGCTTAGGGGCGACTACAACCTGGATCCTGACATGCAGTTCTATGCCGTTCCCGGCACCGATGGCGCCTTCCAGGAATACCAAACCATCCAGTCGCATTTCGCCTTCAAGATTTCCGAGAAGGTGTCCGATGACGCCGCCGGGCTGATGGAGCCGCTTTCGTGTGCGGTGGCAACAGCCCGCAAGGCCAAGTTCACAGTTGGCTACCGGGTGCTGATTACCGGCGCCGGGCCAATTGGCCTGCTTTGCCTGCAAGTGGCCAAGGCCTACGGCGCGCGGGAAGTCTTTGTGACCGATCCTTCGGCCGAGAGGCGTGCCACTGCCTTGAAGTATGGCGCTGCCGCCGCCATCGACCCCACCACTGAAGACGTGGCCAAACTGGATCTTGGCGTCGACGCCTTTGTCGATGCTGCTGGCCCGGCTGCCGCGGTTCAAGCTGGCCTGCAAAACGTCAGGCCTGGTGGCTACGGCATTCTGGTCGGCATGGGACCCAATGAGGTGCCTATGCCGGTTCCAGTGTTGCAGGGCAAGGAGGTCTGGGTCACCGGCATTTTCCGCTACAACAACACCTGGCCCACGGCCATTGGCCTGGTCGAAGACGGCCGGGTGGACCTAGACGGAATGGTTACCGGCCACTATGGGCTTGAGCAGGTGCCAGAGGCACTCGGTTCGACCAGCTTGCCGGGCACCATCAAGTCAGTGGTCAACCCCTACCTGTAA
- a CDS encoding LacI family DNA-binding transcriptional regulator — protein MFDVARLVGVSHQTVSRVVNRAGGVAPETEQRVLEAIEQLGYKRNLAARALVTQKSQTIGVVLVNGHLYGPSSTLLGIERYARELGFWVSVASLASNQPSEMANAIEHFRGQGVDGLVVIAPTRESLQACMRVASKLPLVAVTSGPVSEPSAVSVAIDQTAGAKAAVGHLLELGHTAIAHLAGPLEEFEAQARMAAWAECLADVGAPPGPLAIGDWQSDPGYEQATRLLSGLHRPTAIFSANDLMALGVLRAAHDLGLRVPDDLSVVGFDNMPGSDQLIPPLTTVRQDFSLLGEATVKALIDVTAGESTAVRLIEPTLVTRASTTSI, from the coding sequence ATGTTTGATGTGGCGCGTCTAGTTGGCGTATCGCACCAAACCGTCTCACGTGTGGTCAACCGGGCCGGCGGGGTGGCGCCGGAGACCGAGCAGCGCGTCCTTGAAGCCATTGAGCAACTGGGCTACAAACGTAATCTGGCGGCCCGTGCGCTAGTCACCCAGAAGTCCCAGACGATTGGCGTGGTTTTGGTCAACGGCCACCTTTATGGACCGTCGTCAACCCTGTTGGGGATTGAACGCTACGCTCGTGAACTGGGCTTTTGGGTTTCGGTGGCCTCTTTGGCTTCAAACCAGCCGAGCGAAATGGCCAACGCAATTGAGCACTTTAGGGGCCAAGGCGTCGACGGGTTGGTGGTGATCGCGCCGACTCGTGAGTCGCTCCAGGCCTGCATGCGGGTGGCTTCCAAACTGCCTTTGGTGGCGGTCACCTCGGGACCCGTGTCTGAACCAAGTGCAGTGTCAGTGGCCATCGACCAGACGGCAGGGGCCAAAGCGGCAGTTGGCCACCTGCTTGAGCTGGGACACACGGCAATTGCCCACTTGGCAGGGCCGTTGGAGGAGTTCGAGGCCCAAGCCCGTATGGCCGCCTGGGCTGAATGCCTGGCCGATGTTGGCGCCCCACCTGGCCCACTGGCTATTGGCGACTGGCAATCTGATCCGGGTTACGAGCAAGCCACCCGTCTGCTCAGCGGACTGCACCGCCCAACAGCGATCTTTTCGGCCAATGATCTGATGGCGCTGGGTGTCTTGCGAGCCGCCCATGACCTGGGCTTACGAGTACCGGATGACCTTTCGGTGGTTGGTTTCGACAATATGCCTGGTTCGGATCAGCTGATCCCGCCGCTAACCACTGTTCGGCAAGATTTCTCTCTATTGGGTGAAGCCACCGTCAAAGCTCTGATCGATGTCACAGCCGGTGAATCAACCGCCGTGAGGCTAATCGAGCCAACATTGGTGACACGCGCGTCAACCACCAGCATCTAG
- a CDS encoding FGGY-family carbohydrate kinase, whose amino-acid sequence MSVLNQTPPKPAAAIEANRTAIGLELGSSRIKAVLVDLEHDVLAEGESEWENQLVDGLWTYPMAEVWQGVQTAFAQLRQNTAERYGTALNQTGAIGVSAMMHGYLAFDCNDELLTAFRTWRNTNTGPAAAELSQAFGVNIPLRWSVAHLYQAILDGEDHISSLAFITTLAGYVHWQLTGQKVLGVGDCSGMFPVLSDPPVFDPALLSRFGQLPKVRDLPWRLERILPELMVAGQPAGHITAHGAGLLDPTGAFAPGAPTAAPEGDAGTGMVATGTVGLGSGNVSVGTSIFAMVVTEKPPAVPLPEIDMVATPDGLPVAMVHCNNGASELDANVSLFAQFARAVGTEVTSGEAFTAFLQAALDGQDDAGGYLAYNYLAGEPITDVARGWPVATRLPGGQSGLANFARAQVYGVFATLRLGLDILREQGIRPANLLAHGGLFKTPLVAQQLMAATLDLPITVGQTASNGGAWGMAVLAAYALAANQGLSLPNYLDSRVFSAGDFDTVEPIAAQVAGFNTYLERYRLGLAIERSIDQLH is encoded by the coding sequence GTGTCCGTTCTTAACCAAACTCCACCGAAACCGGCCGCGGCAATCGAAGCCAATCGCACCGCCATCGGCCTAGAACTCGGCTCCAGTCGCATCAAAGCAGTCCTAGTTGACCTTGAGCATGATGTCCTAGCCGAAGGCGAGTCCGAATGGGAAAACCAGCTGGTTGATGGTCTGTGGACCTATCCCATGGCCGAAGTTTGGCAAGGTGTCCAAACAGCCTTTGCCCAGCTACGCCAAAACACGGCCGAGCGTTACGGCACCGCCCTGAACCAAACCGGCGCCATTGGCGTCTCGGCCATGATGCATGGTTACCTGGCCTTTGACTGCAATGACGAACTGCTGACGGCCTTTAGAACTTGGCGTAACACCAACACCGGGCCGGCCGCGGCCGAGCTGAGCCAAGCCTTCGGTGTCAACATACCGCTGCGCTGGTCGGTGGCCCATTTGTATCAGGCCATTTTGGATGGGGAAGACCACATCAGCTCCCTCGCCTTCATCACCACCCTGGCCGGCTACGTCCACTGGCAACTGACCGGTCAAAAGGTGCTGGGTGTGGGCGACTGCTCGGGAATGTTCCCCGTGCTGAGCGACCCGCCGGTCTTTGACCCAGCCCTCTTGAGCCGATTTGGCCAATTGCCCAAGGTTCGCGACTTGCCGTGGCGGCTGGAGCGAATCTTGCCTGAGCTGATGGTGGCTGGCCAACCGGCCGGCCACATCACCGCCCACGGCGCCGGGCTACTTGACCCAACTGGCGCCTTCGCGCCCGGTGCGCCAACGGCCGCACCTGAAGGCGATGCCGGAACCGGTATGGTCGCCACGGGCACAGTTGGCCTAGGCAGCGGCAATGTATCAGTCGGCACCTCGATTTTCGCCATGGTGGTGACCGAAAAGCCTCCAGCAGTGCCTTTGCCTGAGATCGACATGGTGGCCACGCCAGACGGATTGCCAGTGGCCATGGTGCACTGCAACAACGGTGCCAGTGAGCTCGACGCCAATGTCAGTCTTTTTGCCCAATTCGCCCGGGCTGTTGGCACAGAGGTCACCAGTGGCGAGGCCTTCACCGCCTTCTTGCAGGCCGCGCTGGACGGTCAGGACGATGCCGGTGGCTACTTGGCTTACAACTATTTGGCCGGCGAACCGATCACCGATGTGGCCCGCGGCTGGCCGGTGGCCACCCGCCTGCCGGGAGGTCAAAGTGGGCTGGCCAACTTCGCTCGAGCCCAGGTCTATGGCGTCTTTGCGACACTGCGCCTGGGTCTTGACATACTGCGAGAGCAGGGCATTAGACCAGCTAATCTGCTGGCCCATGGCGGCTTGTTCAAAACGCCCCTGGTGGCGCAGCAACTGATGGCGGCCACCCTTGACCTGCCCATCACAGTTGGGCAGACCGCTTCGAACGGCGGGGCCTGGGGCATGGCTGTGCTGGCGGCCTACGCCTTGGCCGCCAACCAAGGCCTTTCGCTACCTAACTACCTTGACTCTCGGGTCTTTTCGGCTGGCGATTTCGATACCGTGGAGCCCATCGCGGCCCAAGTGGCCGGTTTCAACACCTACCTGGAACGCTACCGGCTGGGATTGGCCATTGAGCGTTCCATTGACCAACTTCACTAG